Sequence from the Castanea sativa cultivar Marrone di Chiusa Pesio chromosome 12, ASM4071231v1 genome:
TCCTAATAATCTGGATGGCAAGAGTAATGTAGATTCCCCCGTACCAAACATCACATTATTGTATAATCTTGAAACATCTTCCTAATGGCTTGAGCTTTCTCAATTAGTGTGGATAcccttcaaaaaaatatttaaacaagtTTCCATCCAATTaagcaattttgaaaaacttattgAAATTCCAAACTTCATTGGAATCCTAGTCCTAAGAAATTGGTCCTTAaagattgtataaatttaccccGGTGCACACATCAATTGGAGctcataaaaaatacaaaaaaaataattaaaaaaaaaaacttgaatttccTAGTTGTAAACTCTCgatattatcacaataaaatttctaaactcttcacaaaaaaaaattctaataacaaaaagacaaatatgcaaaattaacttttttaactttcatatatttttttttttcatttcagtcttctaactttgagttttgtcatttcgattttttaactttcaatttttatcaatACAAAACTCTGTTACAACTCAGTTAGTAGCCGCCGTTACCGCTCCTAAAAcgaccctttttctttttaattcggaattaaaagaaaataagaaaaatttggaaaaaaaaaaagaaaagaaaagatgaagaagaataGTGACCGGAACAGAGCAACATCCAAAACAAGCAAAAccgaagaaagagagagagagatctgaaGAACACCCAACATCCAAAACAAGCAAAACCCAAGAAATTAAACCATGAAATTAAAGTCTCTGATCCATTTTAGTTCAGctgagacagagagagagagatcgcaAGAGAGAGATCACGAGATAGAGAGGTCCAAAACTGACCGGAACAGAGCTGGACCTCGCCGTCGGACCTTGTCATTGCTCCTTGCCACAGAAACCTCATAGCCTCATCCTTTCTTTCTGGACCAAGTGCTAGCTGCTCAGATTTTAGGGATTTTAATCCCAAATAGACAACAACTAATCTTTACGCCAGCGCCGATGCCGATGACAGAGACTTCATTCTCAGCCAAGATTTCTTCTGGTAAAAACATCAGAAGTCAACGTATCTTTTATcgcattttacatttttaagaaATGGGTTGATAAAATGTTTggatttttagggttttagtgTGAAATTAGGAGGTTGTTTGATGCTCCTAGTCACGTGCCATTTTGGCGCCCAAATTTCCCCTCAAATTCCAATCACTTTCCTCCTTGCTCTCATTCACTCTTTCATAAACATCCAGACTGTACAACCAAAAATCATCaattcctcaaagaaaatccCCAAACccgtctatatatatatagtcttagGGCTTTTTTCATTTACGTATCTGAAACACAATGAAGCGACGCATTTCCAAAACTACTCGTAAAGATCCATCACCAATCATCGGAGCAGCTTTACCACAACAACCGCGTCGTCTCCGTGGAGTTCGGAGCTCCGATTTCCGCATTCCAAGTCCAACTTCCCAATCGACCAAAGGTTCTTCTCCTAAATCattcatttttctatttcttttttttcttcttgtaattggttcaaatttgttCCAGTTGAGATTAATTAACAAGTTCTAAGTTTCAATTAGGAAAGTTTTTTAGCACGGAAAAtggatttatatataaatagggTTTAGAAATTTCATAGAGAAAAATTAGGGAACTAGTGTAGAATGAGGTGCACtaagaaacaaagacaaaaatgtGTATCACTAACTGGCCCATTTCATGTTCTTGCTTGCATTGATATTGATGCATGGCTTAAATGACTCACCAAAATGAAGATTGTTGTTGTTCATGCCCTAGAAtactaatttaaataaataaataaaaaaggtgtATACCGAGGTAGATTCCTAAACTTGAAACTGTGACTTGTCGATTTTGGTGGAAAGCATGTATGCACCAAGGCTTGACTTTTATGCCTGAAAAAATCTAGTACCACACCCTTTTGTGCTAGAACTTTGCCATAATTCTAATGTAGCAGGATGTGAGTAGTGAAAAAGTGATGGATCCATATGAAAGTGATAGGTAATCAATCACAGTCTTAGAATTACTCTTTATGCCTTGAATACTTATGCATagtattattttcatattagtTATTGAAATGCATTCTCTTACGCTAATCAACAGATTTGACATGGGCTCTTTGGCATATACATCatgattctttttttggattttatttcttGTATGAATTTTTATGGATGTGTTATAGTTATTCCTTgtacaatttatttgtttgaatgtTATTAGGCAAATGCTTGGGCctatttctctaatttttttccaCTGCTCTTACCATTATGCACTATGGCATACTGCTTCACGacaaaatcatttaaatttaattgttgtttcctactaatttgtttcatttttcatttccaTGTAGATATCAGCTGCAGGAAAAGAGTAAAGCTTACAGATCTTGATGTCAATATTCCCTTAAGTTGCAGAATAGATGCTTCTTCTACTCCATTGGAAGGAAGACTGAGTCTGAGATGTAAGTTTCTACAGCTGCCCATACATTGCTTTGCTTTTCTGGAGCTGCATATTCCTTGGGTTCTTGGTATAACttgttgttttccttttcttgaagTAAAAATGTTGTTTCTCTTTGTGCTAAATGTTTAACTATACAAGctctattttcataattatgTTGTATTCCTAGTGGTACCAATCAAAAGTAATTGGAacttgtgttttgaaaatattaatcaTTCCATTTGAATGTAACTTGCAGCCAATGACCCCAAAACTTCcgaatttgcattttttaagaaattgaaggaaaatgCAGGCCACAAATACCAATCCCATACATTACATAAAGAAGAAAACCAGTCAAAGAAGTTCAAAATTAGTGACTGTTCTGGAGGTAAATGTTCAGAAATGCATCTCAACTGCAATTTGGGtttattcgtttttttttttttttttctcccagtcTTAAAGGCACTTGTCTGGACATGATTATTTACTTGCTTTCTCTGTACTACGTAGGAAACCCAAACAGTGTCAAATTTAGCTGTAAGGACTTCAGTTCCTCATTGCTTGCTGAAAATGTCACACCTAGTAACTTTAGCTCACACCTGTCACCTCTTGGTGGGGCATCAAAGAAATCAGGTGTGTGTTGTAAAgtagcttttcttttcttttaatggtATGCTTCTGATTAGTATTTCTTTCTTGTTTATTCTATCaataaaaagggaagaaaatgaTGACAACAAATTATTGCTCCTAATTTTTGAATAATGTTACAGTAATCTTCCTTGTAAATAAATGGAGATTGTTCTCTGTAATTTGAAcgtgaaatctaatttttactcCCTTTTTGTGATTTTATTATAACCTTTTAATATTGTGTGAAATAGCTCCTCTTCTGATGTCTAGAATGCACTAGCTTATCATTTCTAACATCTTTAAAAATGGCAGATATAAATGCAGTTATACTGACTTATAaactgaaaaaaagaaaaaaaaaaaagaaaaaaaaagaagaaggttatATTGTACTGTCCTGAGACCACTTTTAGGGATATCACTTGGTATTCTGAATCCCTAGCAAAAATAATGCTAATTCTTTGTAGGAGGTGAATGCTGCTTCCTTCATTGTTGACCACTTGCTTCTTGGTAGTTGATTCCTGGTGATTCATATCTGTTGCTGCCCATGCACTATGACAATTATGGGGGGCTATTTGACATGGATAGAATTAGAAAGCCATCTAGGAATGCTATTTTAGTAGGCTTGGGTTAGACGAATTTgtgattttagtattttaaaaggTGAGAGAACACTATTAGGCTTCAACATTCTTAAGTAAAATATTCACCACCGCTTTATAGTGTTTTGCTTCATAATCTAATGTTACATGATTCGTAGTATCTTTAATCATGATTTTTTGTACATTGTTATAATATCCTCATTAATGTTCTCATTTTGTAAATGACGATGCCAAATTAGAACCACTAATGAACTTGCTCAGTTTGCAATATATCCCGTGGATTTGGAATCCGGAACTTTGAAAtgatattttgacttttttattgGTTGGCAGAGGGAAATTCACCGGAAGCTTATACAACCTCAGCAGGTATATGCTGCCTGCATACATGAAAATATTGAGAAATATAGCAATGTGTTGAATACTGGGGTTATGTATGCTTTATTTGTTAGCTAATATCATGGAAggaaaggatgaaaaaaatatagattttttcaacttattaagcatttttttttaaattccaaaatttattttatccttGGCAATCCCATGGAGTTCTATTGCTTGTTTAAGGTAGATTATAACAATCTTTTTCCACTTCCAAATCTCACAACTAGAGATGCTGGTGCAATGCTTTGCTGTATAGTCTTAAATGCTTGCGAGTCTTTATTTTTAGGGGGCCAGCATGGGCATGGAGAAATCTTTTCTAAAAAGAGACATAAATTACGCAAATGGGTTGTAGAGACATCATATCCTCATATTGAAGAACTCTGTTCCAAGGGCTTAGACACATGACCATTTAATAAGTTTTCTCATTTCATGGACTTGTAGAAATTTTCTCAGGTAtgattttgtttctttgcttctcAGTCGCCTATTCCCCGAGAGCAACAAAAATAGCGTATGTTCCTTTTGCTTTCCATAGGGATGTCACTTCTtctgttggtgttggtgttggcgTTAGTgttgggtgtgggtgtgggtgttggtgttggtgattAAGCTGAATAATTATTTCTCTGGCAGGGttttaagaaatcaaaatcaagGGAAGTTGATATTGATACCAAATCTCAATTTCTCACTTCTTTGGAATTGCATAGTCAGCTCAAAAAATTAAGTCATATGCCTGTGAAGAACTATATGGAACTTGACCATGTTTCACACTTGGATGATGGTCCTTCATCTTGTTGGTTGAATAGATCACCAGAGTGGGTTCTCTCAAATTTTTACACTCCCCCAATCGATGCCAGTATAGCATGTCTCGAGTATGAAATGAGAGAAACCGATTATGAAGTAGGAGGAAGAAGTCCAGTTCTATGCACTCAGTGTGATTCCACTTATGGCTTTCAATCTAAAAGATATGGATCTCTTGCATATAATCATCTCAAAGAACTGGATGACTtacattatccaaaaaaatgtttgattAAAAGTGGGTCAAATCCTCCTCTTCTGGGTTGGGACTTTGGCAGGAGTACAGAGGAAAGAAACTCTTCTAATACTTGTCAAAATACAGAGCTGAGTGTGTATTCACCTTCATCAAGTTCCTTGGGTGATTATCATCAGCACATTCTGGATGATAGGATAGGCGCAAAAGAGTTGAGTGAATCATTCTTCCTGTCAACGTATTCTCTAAATGTTATTTCATTCCCATGGTCCTATTCGGCCAACTATAATGACCTTGATTTTGGAAAACAAGTTAAAGACAAGGAAGATATAAATGCTGACTTTAACCATTTTCCTCTAGCTCTAACACTTGCACCAGACTATCTTACTCTGGCTGAAGATCACAAGAATGACACTAAATGCAAAGATAGCAGCATCTTCTTTTCTCCTCATAATCTCGATATAATGAGCAAGGTTTTTGGTGAGAGATATCATCATACTGGTTTTGAAGGTGTCCTCCTTTCCTCTGgacttgattttgatttagaaTGGGATTGCCCATCATTAAGTGGTTCCTCAAGGAGGCATCATCCACCTGTCAATTATGCTTTTCAGTCTCCCAGAAATGAAGGAACATATTCATGCTTTTTACTCAAGACAAGAGTGAAAGTTTCCTAGATGGTTCAAGCTATAGAGGAACCCTGAGTCAtgtcaatgatattgttaacaTCCAAGACTTGtcatcattttatttccaaatgCCGCTAGAAAAAGACAGGTCATGCCCTTTGCTGCTTGATAAATCAAGCTGGGATGGAACTTGAGGACAAATTTATTATGATGATAGTAAAGATACTTCCAAGCATTTTGGACATGCTCTTCATGCTTTCAATATACTTAGTTGTAGCTGCACATTATTGTTAATGTAGCTACTTTGTTTACTGGAATTTTCCAATGTTTTAAAGATTTTAAGTATACGGGTCTAGTAAGAGATTACTTGTGAATTTGACACTGCCTTGTCTATTGTCATATGTTGGGGGCAAGTTCAATCTCTCTTGTCATCTCTCAAAAGTTGTTTCTTGAGCCACACCCTGGCACAAGAAGCTACACTTGCCACACAATCTCAAAGAGTCCCACCCCTTAAATTGCAGTGACATGGCAGTTTGTACACTGTTAAATAAAATCTGAACTGTAAGATGGACAAGACTAGGTATGAAGAGGATATCAAAGAGGGTGGTGAAGCTTTTGAAGTAACCTTTGAAATCTTAACTTAGGGGGCAGGTGGACTCTagctcacattttttttttctttgaactaccaagaaaagatgaaaagaagTTATAAAACATGCTCACAATGGTTTACAAAAGTTCCTGGTGCATGTTTAGTCATATACTTACAAAAAAGGAAGCCCTCTACTCTCTTGTAGTCCATGTCTGCTATTATTAGTGCTAAGCCAGTCCATGGGGTTGTTTGTAGTCTAGTCTACTATTGCTTTGGCATGCTTCTTGTTTGCTAGGATTACTACTCTATCAAATCCCCGGCTTCTAGCTTGGTTATAGAGCTTCTCTGACAGCAGCCAGTTTGGCATTTATTTGTTGGAGATCTGAGAGTATAGCGATAGTACACATGGTTTTTGTTATGTGAAGTTTAAGCTACCAACTAATGTCAGAATAAAACTgtttaaaacttcaattttataCTCCTACAAAATGTATGCAGTTTAGAAGGGTTAACTAATCTTCACAATAGCAACACAGGGTTTGAGTTAATTTAGTGCACAAGGATGATATTGCATAAGAAGCTGCTCTCTCTAGACCTCTAccttgaaaaattatattgttttaagATGTATGCAACAAGCTTCTCACAGTCTATGGTTTGTTCATGTTTGGGATCTTGTGTTGATTCGCCATGTATCCAAATTCGATTAGAAATGGGCTCACCGGCAGCTCTATAACAAAAATGAATTGACACCTTGGTTTTTCTGGTTTGCCCTTTGCAGTACCACTAAAATTAAGCCGCTAAAAACGAAGTCAATaccacaaaataaataaatacagaaGACAATTGCATAGTTTATATGGACTTAGACTACGACCCTAATGATAATAATatactataaatttaaaagtaaCATTATTATGATTCCCTAACTATCAACAAACCCTAATACTTGAGTGTGGAAACTGGAAAATCTAATGGTGAATCTGGTAGCCTCAACAACCAAGAAAGCTAGCGTTAAAGCTTGTGAGAATTGTGTGGAGGGAGTTTGTAAAGCAAGAAAGTGACATGGGTT
This genomic interval carries:
- the LOC142619588 gene encoding uncharacterized protein LOC142619588 isoform X3, translated to MKRRISKTTRKDPSPIIGAALPQQPRRLRGVRSSDFRIPSPTSQSTKDISCRKRVKLTDLDVNIPLSCRIDASSTPLEGRLSLRSNDPKTSEFAFFKKLKENAGHKYQSHTLHKEENQSKKFKISDCSGGNPNSVKFSCKDFSSSLLAENVTPSNFSSHLSPLGGASKKSGGECCFLHC
- the LOC142619588 gene encoding uncharacterized protein LOC142619588 isoform X2 produces the protein MKRRISKTTRKDPSPIIGAALPQQPRRLRGVRSSDFRIPSPTSQSTKDISCRKRVKLTDLDVNIPLSCRIDASSTPLEGRLSLRSNDPKTSEFAFFKKLKENAGHKYQSHTLHKEENQSKKFKISDCSGGNPNSVKFSCKDFSSSLLAENVTPSNFSSHLSPLGGASKKSEGNSPEAYTTSAGF
- the LOC142619588 gene encoding uncharacterized protein LOC142619588 isoform X1 — translated: MKRRISKTTRKDPSPIIGAALPQQPRRLRGVRSSDFRIPSPTSQSTKDISCRKRVKLTDLDVNIPLSCRIDASSTPLEGRLSLRSNDPKTSEFAFFKKLKENAGHKYQSHTLHKEENQSKKFKISDCSGGNPNSVKFSCKDFSSSLLAENVTPSNFSSHLSPLGGASKKSEGNSPEAYTTSAGICCLHT